A region from the Aegilops tauschii subsp. strangulata cultivar AL8/78 chromosome 5, Aet v6.0, whole genome shotgun sequence genome encodes:
- the LOC109768701 gene encoding uncharacterized protein, which produces MGRGNGVMGSKAVALALLLCLSSAAVGAWARPVANKGKHVADEKFLLLKKHFGKGLGGGLGKGGGLGGGGGYGGGGGLGGGGGYGGGGGLGGGAGHGVGGGLGGGFGKGGGLGGGFGKGGGLGGGIGKGGGLGGGIGHGIGGGIGKGGGLGGGIGKGGGLGDGFGKGGGLGGGIGKGGGLGGGIGHGIGGGFGKGGGLGGGIGKGGGLGGGFGKGGGLGGGIGKGGGLGGGFGKGGGLGGGIGKGGGLGGGFGKGGGLGGGIGKGGGLGGGFGKGGGLGGGIGKGGGLGGGIGNGGGLGGGTGGEYGNGGGLGGGIGHGFGGGIGNGGGLGGGFGKGGGLGGGGGGGGGGGGGGGGGGFGEGFGKGGGFGFGIGKGGGGGIGGGH; this is translated from the coding sequence atgGGGAGGGGGAACGGAGTGATGGGGAGCAAGGCAGTGGCGCTGGCGCTGCTGCTCTGCCTGAGCAGCGCGGCGGTGGGCGCGTGGGCCAGGCCCGTCGCTAACAAGGGGAAGCACGTCGCCGACGAGAAGTTCCTGTTGCTGAAGAAGCACTTCGGCAAGGGACTTGGAGGTGGTCTTGGGAAGGGTGGTGGGCTCGGTGGAGGTGGCGGATACGGTGGTGGAGgagggcttggtggcggtggcggcTACGGTGGTGGTGGAGGACTAGGTGGTGGCGCTGGCCATGGTGTCGGTGGAGGTCTTGGTGGTGGGTTTGGCAAAGGAGGAGGGCTTGGCGGCGGGTTTGGCAAGGGTGGTGGACTCGGCGGGGGTATTGGTAAAGGTGGTGGTCTTGGTGGTGGAATAGGCCATGGCATTGGTGGTGGTATCGGCAAAGGTGGCGGTCTTGGTGGTGGTATTGGCAAAGGTGGAGGCCTTGGCGATGGATTTGGCAAGGGTGGTGGACTTGGTGGAGGCATTGGTAAGGGTGGTGGACTTGGTGGTGGAATCGGCCATGGCATTGGCGGTGGTTTTGGTAAAGGTGGAGGTCTTGGCGGTGGCATCGGCAAAGGTGGAGGACTCGGTGGTGGATTTGGTAAGGGTGGAGGTCTTGGCGGTGGTATCGGCAAAGGTGGAGGACTCGGTGGTGGATTTGGTAAGGGTGGAGGTCTTGGCGGCGGCATCGGCAAAGGTGGAGGACTTGGTGGTGGATTTGGTAAGGGTGGAGGTCTTGGCGGCGGCATCGGCAAAGGTGGCGGTCTTGGTGGTGGATTTGGTAAGGGCGGAGGTCTTGGCGGCGGCATCGGCAAAGGTGGAGGTCTTGGCGGCGGCATCGGCAACGGAGGAGGACTCGGTGGTGGTACCGGTGGCGAGTATGGCAATGGTGGTGGTCTCGGAGGTGGCATCGGCCATGGGTTCGGTGGTGGCATCGGAAATGGCGGTGGTCTCGGCGGTGGCTTTGGCAAAGGTGGTGGActaggcggcggcggaggcggcggaggtggtggtggtggtggcggcggcggcggcggttttgGCGAAGGCTTTGGCAAGGGAGGCGGGTTCGGTTTCGGGATCGGCAAAGGTGGCGGTGGCGGCATCGGCGGCGGCCACTGA